GCCGACGATGGCCCAATGGTCATCGCCACCGATGTGTAAAGAGATATCCCTCAGCCAGGCATGCTTGCCAATGCGTGCCGTAACCCCGTCAAGACCGATAATCGCCAACTGCCACTCCCGTAGATACCTGTTATTTGATGGGCGTAAAAACCCGCCCCACCTGTTTGAAGCGCTTGACGGCAATGGTATCGTAAAGGCCCTTGATGGTCACGGTCAAATATGGTTTCGACGCATCGTCGGTAACAGGCAGCAGCTGGCTAACGGTAGCGGATGCCGGGATCACCAGGGGTTTTTTATGCACACAAGCGGAATCCATGCCCTGCAATGTATCGGAGAATCTCCACTGAACGCTGCAATCGTCGCGAAAATCCTGCGGGGTGGGATTCTCGATGACAACGACCAGCTTGGAACCGACCTTGTCCGGGGCAATCCTGCGCCTGACGCTACGAATTTTGGGTGCGGCATACCTTGCTGCGAATTTTTTCGCAAAGACCAGAGGTTTTCCCGGCTCCAGATCCTGGCGGATTTCCACGCGGATCCAGCGCGTACCCCGGGGAAAGGTTTGAATAACCGGCCCCTGGCTGCTACCCGGAGGAATGCTCCTATGTCCCAGCACATGACTGTCTTCCCAGGGACCGTCGATGTCCCCGGCATAGGAGGTGGTGACCTCGAGCTGGCCGGACGCTTCCCGGGAACGGTTGTTCAGGGTATACAGATACATGGGCCGCCCGTTCCACAAGGTGCGAAAATCGTTCACCTCCATGGTCAACCAGGGCCGCAGCTGCCTGTCTATTTTTTCCGCCAGGGCAGGTCGAACGACATTGCGGTCCAAAGCCGGTTTTTTTGTGACTGTTTGGGCAGCGGCGAAGGTGGTCGGCAGCAACATCGACAAGCATAGGCACAAGATCCCTTTACGCAAAGGTTTTTCCTCCACCGATGTTTTGAGCGAAAGAAGCGGTACAGACCTGAAGGAACACGCGTAAAAACTCTCCCCCAAATCCCGAAGCATAACATTAATGCTTTTTATGCAGCAGTTACCAACCAAAGTCAAGTAACTCCGTTTATGTCAGCCCGGTTCATATCAGGGGCTCCGGGCTCAATCGCGCCCAGAGGGGATCCGAACCTATCCTTGCAACCTCATTGAAAAATGTGCCTGTTTTCAAACAAAAAGCCCATCGCGTGAGCGATGAGCTTTTATCTCCTACTGTTTGCCGGGCTGCCGCATAAAGCACTCCAGAGCATAACAGGCCGAACCACACCTTTTCAGGCAGAACCTGCCGGCTTCGCACTCCCGGCCCCACGCCGGCCTTCTGCAACGGCATTGCCCTTATCGGCGGTGAGGCCTCCCGTGACCACAAAACCCATGGCCCGATGCGTGGAGATAGCCACTGGATTAACGGCGGACCGCGGGACGATCACCGTATAACCACCGATCTGGTAACTCAGGGGAAGGTATACGGCCACTTCATCGGCATCTCCAATGCCCTCCGGAAGATTGCTGAAATCGCTGCAGGTAACGAAGCCGAGCATCCGCATAGGCATGCCGCCGAAGTCAAGCTCGACGGTCACGACCTGGTTAAACTGGGCCTCGCGCCTGGCGGCAAAGAACCCGATGAAATCCTTGAGCGAACCGTACAACACCTTTACCAGAGGAATGCGGTTCATCAGCGCTTCGCTCAGGCTGAGCATCTTGCGCACCAGAAAGGCATTTAGCGCCATGCCGAACAAAAAAGTAAAAAGCAATCCGGCAACCAGGCCCATACCGGGGATATACCTTCCGGGTGGCAGCAGCAAGGTCAATACGGAACCGAGTACGGTTTCGGCAGAGCGCACCAGCCAGTAAAGGATATAGATGGTCAGGATGGCGGGCAGCATGGCGGCCAGCCCCTGCAACAAGGTCCTGCCGAGTCGCTTCATAAACATTGTGGCTCCTGGATTCATTCCTGCCGCGACGACACATCCTCAGGAATAGGGTTTGTAGGGCTCAGACCTGAGACGCATGTCGAAAACACCGAGCAAGGCCCATGCAGCGGCACGCGGAGGCATGTGCAACAACTTACGCTGGAAAGCGGTCGCCCCCCCGGGGATGCTGCCCAACAGATAATCGAGGGCAGCCCGCTGATCAGGCTGCCACACCAGCTGCATCAACTCATCGGCCGTTTCCTCGCTGGCCAGGCACGAACAATCCACCAGTCCCCAGGACATGAGTTGAAATACCGGCAGCACCACAGGGTGCTCCGCCACACCGGCAACCTTGAGTTTAAGACTTGCCAGCCGATTTAAAGGAGTCAGTCGTAGAGATTCCGTTCTTCTGTAAGTTCTTTTATCACACATATACAAACACCAACCGTAAATTTACCGTCGGGGCACCTCGCCTTCCGGAGCATATCGCGGCACGCTTAACGGGTGACAATCGCCTCGAACTTGCATTTGTCCTGACATGCGCCGCACTTGATGCACTTGCTCTGATCGATGACATGCGGCTGTTTGACTTGACCACTGATGCATTCGACCGGGCAGATCTTGGCACACAGGGTACAGCCGACGCATTTGTCTTTAAGGATCACAAATTGCCGAAGGTGTGTGCAAACGCCGGCCGGACAGCGTTTTTCTTTGATATGAGCCAGGTATTCGTCGCGAAACACCCTGACGGTAGACAAGATAGGGTTGGGCATGGTCTGGCCCAATCCGCACAAA
This DNA window, taken from Syntrophotalea carbinolica DSM 2380, encodes the following:
- a CDS encoding DUF502 domain-containing protein, whose translation is MKRLGRTLLQGLAAMLPAILTIYILYWLVRSAETVLGSVLTLLLPPGRYIPGMGLVAGLLFTFLFGMALNAFLVRKMLSLSEALMNRIPLVKVLYGSLKDFIGFFAARREAQFNQVVTVELDFGGMPMRMLGFVTCSDFSNLPEGIGDADEVAVYLPLSYQIGGYTVIVPRSAVNPVAISTHRAMGFVVTGGLTADKGNAVAEGRRGAGSAKPAGSA